One genomic window of [Clostridium] scindens ATCC 35704 includes the following:
- a CDS encoding DUF4153 domain-containing protein, whose product MKTTNKSNHMEVLFMNVTERPLIAKMRENYRYFGGLSLLYGIIFAFCLYKNMHGITFPVCVAITIVFAVLFLKKINYRIMKQSLPYIVGMILLSISTVLTSSFFLHFFNLAGIILLFFVFMIHQFYNDRDWNFPAYLKRIFILAGTVIESIPKPYAHGAEYLGGSKNKKNHIIIAIAIGLCIAIGSLCVILPLLLNSDIIFAKFFGEMLKYINFRTIFGIGLTVVIGFTLSYAFFCGLCKYNFPEGKERRRKYYNPVIGITFTSVISFIYLIYCLIQIMYLFIGIQKGLPSDVTYAQYARTGFWELLTVGMINFVMVLLCMYLFQDHIAMKIILTIISGCTFIMLFSAAYRMMMYIGAYHLTFLRILVLWFLIVLALIMGGVIISIYKGRFPLFRYIMGVVSIMYIGLAFSRPDVVAAKYNIAHEEKLKVEDVRYMMNRMSIDVAPIIAGIDPRSDVDYNSKGIYENADNLEQSMYYYFSDIAQGNEGIFFRKANYSRIRAKLAADKYLELNDRSKEYDFEYRDYKY is encoded by the coding sequence ATGAAGACGACAAATAAAAGCAATCATATGGAGGTGCTGTTTATGAATGTAACGGAGAGGCCATTAATCGCTAAGATGAGAGAAAATTACAGGTATTTTGGAGGATTAAGCTTATTATATGGAATAATATTCGCATTCTGCCTGTATAAGAATATGCATGGAATCACATTTCCTGTATGTGTAGCTATTACAATTGTATTTGCAGTATTATTTCTTAAGAAGATTAACTACAGGATCATGAAGCAGTCCTTGCCTTATATTGTAGGCATGATATTGCTGTCTATATCTACCGTACTTACCTCTTCCTTTTTTCTTCATTTTTTTAATCTGGCAGGTATTATTCTGCTCTTCTTTGTGTTTATGATCCACCAGTTCTATAATGATAGAGACTGGAATTTTCCTGCCTATTTGAAACGGATCTTTATCCTGGCTGGGACGGTGATAGAGTCAATTCCGAAGCCTTATGCACATGGGGCGGAATATCTTGGAGGAAGCAAAAATAAGAAGAACCATATCATTATTGCTATAGCTATTGGCCTATGCATAGCCATCGGATCTTTATGCGTGATTCTTCCTCTCCTTCTTAATTCAGATATTATATTTGCAAAGTTTTTTGGAGAGATGCTAAAATACATTAATTTCAGAACCATATTTGGAATTGGCCTTACTGTAGTCATAGGATTTACATTGAGTTATGCGTTTTTCTGCGGCCTTTGCAAATATAATTTTCCAGAAGGTAAGGAAAGAAGGAGAAAATACTATAATCCTGTAATCGGAATTACATTTACAAGCGTCATTTCCTTTATATATCTTATCTATTGCCTGATTCAGATTATGTATTTATTCATAGGAATCCAAAAAGGCCTTCCATCCGACGTCACTTATGCCCAATATGCAAGGACTGGATTCTGGGAACTGCTGACGGTGGGAATGATCAATTTTGTCATGGTATTGTTATGCATGTATCTGTTCCAGGATCATATCGCAATGAAGATTATACTGACAATTATATCCGGATGTACATTTATCATGCTGTTTTCCGCAGCCTATAGAATGATGATGTATATTGGCGCATATCATTTGACATTCCTGAGAATCCTGGTTTTATGGTTCTTGATAGTTCTGGCATTGATTATGGGAGGGGTAATCATAAGCATCTATAAGGGCAGGTTTCCATTATTCCGATATATTATGGGCGTAGTGAGCATTATGTATATAGGCCTTGCATTTTCCAGGCCCGATGTTGTTGCAGCCAAATATAACATTGCTCATGAGGAGAAACTGAAAGTTGAAGATGTACGTTATATGATGAACCGAATGTCCATAGACGTAGCTCCTATCATTGCGGGTATTGATCCTAGGTCTGATGTAGACTATAATTCCAAAGGAATATATGAGAATGCTGACAATCTGGAACAAAGCATGTACTACTACTTTTCTGATATTGCTCAGGGAAACGAGGGAATCTTTTTCAGAAAGGCTAATTATTCCAGAATCCGCGCCAAACTGGCTGCAGACAAATATTTAGAATTAAATGACAGGAGCAAAGAATATGACTTTGAGTATAGAGACTATAAATATTAG
- a CDS encoding DUF2975 domain-containing protein, translating into MDTGFIKFTKYVLDIMYFGGFVVLITLPATIKFLGKYYSSVITKNFALMLFVFVISGILGILIIGIVIMFIFKLFFVPTPATGIIILVFFIAALFSQVLADVFEKSVNYKEENDLTI; encoded by the coding sequence ATGGATACAGGATTTATAAAGTTTACTAAATATGTGCTTGATATTATGTATTTCGGAGGATTTGTCGTACTAATAACACTTCCAGCAACTATAAAATTTCTTGGTAAATATTATTCTTCGGTAATCACCAAGAATTTTGCACTTATGCTCTTTGTATTTGTAATATCTGGTATTTTGGGCATTTTGATTATTGGCATTGTCATCATGTTCATATTCAAGTTATTTTTTGTTCCAACTCCCGCTACAGGGATTATTATACTGGTTTTCTTTATTGCAGCCTTATTTAGCCAGGTTTTGGCAGATGTATTTGAAAAATCAGTAAATTATAAAGAAGAAAACGATCTTACAATATAG
- a CDS encoding lysophospholipid acyltransferase family protein, whose amino-acid sequence MKRILLMVFRNIILVPAMWVKLCYYASHVDKYTEEQRYAMLKFIVLRANKGGNVTIDVHGRENIPDKDGFMFFPNHQGLYDVLAILEACTRPFSVVAKKEVANIQFLKQVFACMKAYMLDREDVRQAMQIIIDVSKEVEHGRNYLIFAEGTRSKNGNEVQEFKGGSFKAATKAKCPIVPVALIDSFKPFDTNTISPVTVQVHFLKPLRYEDYKDMKTKDIAALVKERIQKTIHENTVK is encoded by the coding sequence ATGAAAAGAATATTATTGATGGTGTTCCGGAATATCATCCTGGTGCCAGCTATGTGGGTCAAACTATGTTATTACGCATCCCATGTGGACAAATATACAGAGGAACAGCGCTATGCCATGCTTAAATTCATAGTATTACGCGCGAACAAAGGTGGAAATGTAACGATAGATGTCCATGGAAGGGAAAATATCCCAGATAAAGATGGATTTATGTTTTTTCCTAACCACCAGGGATTATATGATGTCCTTGCTATATTGGAAGCCTGTACCAGACCATTTTCAGTTGTGGCCAAGAAAGAAGTTGCCAATATCCAGTTCCTGAAGCAAGTATTTGCATGTATGAAAGCCTATATGCTGGATAGAGAAGATGTAAGGCAGGCGATGCAGATCATAATAGATGTATCTAAGGAAGTGGAACATGGAAGAAATTATCTGATATTTGCAGAGGGGACCCGTTCCAAGAATGGCAACGAGGTGCAGGAATTTAAAGGAGGAAGCTTCAAGGCAGCCACAAAGGCTAAATGTCCGATCGTTCCAGTGGCGCTCATTGATTCCTTTAAGCCTTTTGATACAAATACTATAAGTCCGGTAACAGTGCAGGTACATTTTCTAAAGCCTTTGCGTTATGAAGATTATAAGGATATGAAGACGAAAGATATTGCTGCATTGGTAAAAGAAAGAATACAGAAGACAATTCATGAAAATACAGTAAAATGA
- the gyrA gene encoding DNA gyrase subunit A, giving the protein MEDNIFDKVHEVDLKKTMETSYIDYAMSVIASRALPDVRDGLKPVQRRILYSMIELNNGPDKPHRKCARIVGDTMGKYHPHGDSSIYGALVNMAQEWSTRYPLVDGHGNFGSVDGDGAAAMRYTEARLSKISMELTADINKDTVDFAPNFDETEKEPVVLPARFPNLLVNGTSGIAVGMATNIPPHNLNEIINAVVKIIDDQIEDKEETTIEEILKIIKGPDFPTGGMILGTRGIEEAYRTGRGKIRVRAVTDIETMPNGKSRIIVTELPYMVNKARLIEKIAEMVRDKKIDGITDLSDQSSREGMRVVIELRKDVNANVLLNQLYKHTQLQDTFGVIMLALVNNEPRVMNILDMLNYYLQHQEEVVTRRTKYELNKAEERAHILQGLLIALDNIDEVIRIIRGSQTVQIAKAELMERFGLSEVQSQAIVDMRLRALTGLEREKLENEYQELMKQIRELKAILADRKLLLGVIKEEILIIRDKYGDERRTSIGFDEFDISMEDLIPKEDVVITMTKLGYIKRMSHDTFKSQNRGGKGIKGMQTLKEDYVEELFMTHTHHYIMFFTNTGRVYRMKGYEIPEASRTSRGTAIVNLLQLMPGEKISAVIPIEEYKDGEYLFMATKKGLVKKTPITEYAHVRKTGLAAITLREEDELIEVKYTDNDRDVLLVTKYGQCIRFDEKDVRPTGRTSMGVRGMNLADRDEVIGMQLDSQGCDLLIVSEKGMGKRTSIEEFTCQNRGGKGVKCYKITEKTGNVVGVKAVNHDDEVMIINTEGIIIRMKCEGISVLGRVTSGVKLINLQEGDIVASIAKVRKGDEEPIDSVEDTDEES; this is encoded by the coding sequence ATGGAAGATAATATATTTGACAAAGTCCATGAAGTGGACCTGAAAAAAACAATGGAAACCTCCTATATCGACTATGCGATGAGCGTGATTGCTTCCCGTGCATTGCCGGATGTAAGAGACGGACTTAAACCGGTCCAGAGAAGAATCCTGTATTCTATGATCGAGCTGAATAACGGGCCGGATAAGCCGCACAGAAAATGTGCCCGTATCGTTGGAGATACCATGGGTAAATATCATCCTCATGGAGATAGTTCCATCTATGGAGCACTGGTAAATATGGCTCAGGAATGGTCTACCAGATATCCGCTTGTAGACGGACATGGAAACTTTGGCTCCGTAGATGGAGACGGCGCGGCAGCGATGCGTTATACAGAAGCAAGATTAAGCAAGATTTCCATGGAACTGACTGCTGATATCAACAAAGATACGGTTGATTTTGCTCCTAACTTTGATGAAACGGAAAAAGAGCCTGTAGTATTGCCTGCCAGATTTCCGAATCTGCTGGTTAACGGAACATCAGGAATTGCCGTAGGAATGGCGACTAATATACCGCCCCATAATCTGAATGAAATCATTAATGCAGTGGTGAAAATCATTGATGATCAGATTGAGGATAAAGAAGAGACTACCATTGAGGAAATTCTTAAGATTATTAAAGGACCTGATTTTCCTACAGGCGGAATGATCCTTGGCACCAGAGGGATCGAAGAGGCATACAGGACAGGCCGTGGAAAGATCCGCGTGCGTGCTGTCACCGATATAGAGACGATGCCCAATGGAAAAAGTCGGATTATCGTTACCGAACTTCCTTACATGGTAAATAAGGCAAGACTGATCGAAAAGATTGCCGAGATGGTAAGAGACAAGAAGATTGATGGCATTACAGATTTAAGCGACCAGTCAAGCCGCGAGGGAATGCGTGTAGTAATTGAATTGAGAAAGGACGTTAATGCCAACGTGCTTTTAAATCAGCTCTATAAGCATACCCAGCTTCAGGATACGTTTGGCGTGATCATGCTAGCTCTTGTGAATAACGAGCCAAGAGTAATGAACATTCTGGATATGCTCAACTATTATCTTCAACATCAGGAAGAAGTAGTAACACGCAGGACAAAATACGAATTAAATAAAGCAGAAGAAAGAGCCCATATTTTACAGGGCTTGCTGATCGCTCTGGATAATATTGACGAGGTAATCAGGATTATCAGAGGATCCCAGACAGTTCAGATCGCAAAGGCCGAATTGATGGAGAGATTTGGACTTTCAGAAGTTCAGTCACAAGCAATCGTGGATATGCGTCTGCGCGCGCTGACCGGATTGGAAAGAGAGAAGCTGGAAAACGAGTATCAGGAACTGATGAAGCAGATCAGAGAGTTAAAGGCTATCCTGGCTGATCGAAAACTGCTTCTTGGAGTCATCAAGGAAGAGATACTGATCATTCGGGATAAATATGGGGATGAGAGAAGGACGTCTATAGGATTTGATGAATTTGATATCTCCATGGAAGATCTGATTCCGAAGGAAGATGTTGTCATTACTATGACTAAGCTTGGATATATCAAGCGTATGTCGCATGATACATTTAAATCGCAGAACCGTGGCGGCAAAGGCATTAAGGGAATGCAGACTCTGAAGGAAGATTATGTGGAAGAGTTATTCATGACGCATACCCATCACTATATCATGTTCTTTACCAATACAGGAAGGGTATACCGTATGAAGGGATATGAGATACCTGAAGCAAGCCGAACTTCAAGAGGAACGGCAATCGTCAATCTTCTGCAATTGATGCCTGGAGAAAAGATAAGCGCAGTGATTCCAATCGAGGAATATAAGGATGGAGAGTATCTGTTCATGGCTACCAAGAAGGGGCTGGTCAAGAAGACGCCTATCACGGAGTACGCGCATGTGAGAAAAACCGGGCTGGCCGCAATCACGCTTCGTGAAGAAGATGAATTGATTGAAGTCAAGTATACGGATAACGACAGGGATGTGCTTCTTGTAACAAAATATGGACAGTGCATCCGATTTGATGAGAAGGACGTTCGCCCGACGGGAAGAACTTCCATGGGTGTCAGGGGAATGAATCTGGCAGACCGGGATGAAGTGATCGGCATGCAGCTTGATTCCCAAGGATGTGACCTTCTGATTGTATCAGAAAAGGGCATGGGAAAACGAACTTCCATCGAAGAGTTCACCTGCCAGAATCGTGGCGGGAAAGGCGTAAAATGCTACAAGATAACGGAAAAGACCGGTAATGTAGTAGGCGTCAAGGCTGTCAATCATGATGATGAAGTGATGATCATCAATACGGAAGGAATCATTATCCGTATGAAGTGCGAGGGAATCTCCGTGCTTGGAAGGGTTACATCTGGCGTCAAGCTGATTAATCTCCAGGAGGGCGACATTGTCGCAAGCATCGCAAAGGTTCGAAAAGGCGATGAAGAACCTATAGATAGTGTAGAAGATACCGATGAGGAATCATAG
- a CDS encoding IS91 family transposase: protein MNILQKIFIEHYEEMIYLQHPRDAIVENVEKMIHCGDPSYGGAMYICPNCGNFKFTAFRCHSRFCPTCGNMYSIDRTTAMSFKIIDVQHRHCVFTIDDSLRPFFLKDRSLLNCLFSAVNSVISRMFHKENKSELFTPGFICVLHTFGRDLKWNPHIHCLVSEGGVGNTLSWRHFKHFNYHFLRDAFQTALLNELHQKIGPAFKKVKSAIYAKDKNGFYVRAMPNKCNPSQVIKYIGRYLGRPVIATSRIDSYDGDFVTFHYNRHEDNKLITETVPVLEFIDRLTQHIPEKHFKMIRYYGIYARHRNSDNFLRKAISREKHNFFLSLNRWRDSILHSFGYDPLKCPNCGKTMLFLELYFNHNPVPLHELYEKAMQKHRCRSPASFSYLPKPLFS, encoded by the coding sequence ATGAATATCTTACAAAAAATTTTTATCGAACATTATGAAGAAATGATTTATCTTCAACATCCTCGTGATGCTATTGTTGAGAATGTAGAAAAAATGATTCATTGTGGCGATCCATCTTATGGTGGCGCCATGTATATTTGTCCCAATTGTGGTAATTTCAAATTTACTGCTTTTCGTTGTCATTCTCGCTTCTGTCCAACTTGTGGTAACATGTATTCCATTGACAGAACTACTGCTATGTCTTTTAAGATTATTGATGTACAACATCGGCATTGTGTTTTTACCATTGATGATTCTTTGCGGCCTTTTTTTCTTAAAGACCGTTCTCTTCTTAACTGCCTTTTTTCGGCAGTCAACAGCGTGATTTCTCGTATGTTCCATAAAGAAAATAAATCTGAATTATTTACTCCTGGATTTATTTGCGTCCTTCATACCTTTGGCAGAGATTTAAAATGGAATCCTCACATTCACTGCCTTGTTTCTGAAGGTGGTGTTGGTAATACTCTTTCCTGGCGACACTTCAAACATTTTAACTATCATTTTTTACGTGATGCGTTCCAAACTGCTCTTTTAAATGAACTCCATCAAAAAATAGGTCCAGCTTTCAAAAAAGTAAAATCTGCTATCTATGCAAAAGATAAAAATGGTTTTTATGTTCGCGCCATGCCTAACAAGTGTAATCCTTCTCAGGTTATCAAATATATCGGTCGTTATCTTGGCAGACCTGTTATTGCTACTTCTCGCATTGATTCTTACGATGGTGATTTTGTCACCTTCCATTACAACCGTCATGAAGACAATAAACTTATTACAGAAACTGTTCCTGTTTTGGAATTCATTGACCGCTTAACACAACACATCCCTGAAAAACATTTTAAAATGATTCGCTATTATGGTATTTACGCTCGTCACCGTAATTCTGACAATTTTTTACGAAAAGCCATTTCCAGAGAAAAACATAACTTTTTTCTTTCACTCAATAGGTGGCGTGATTCAATCTTACATTCTTTTGGTTACGATCCTTTAAAATGTCCGAACTGTGGAAAAACCATGCTATTTTTAGAACTATATTTTAATCATAATCCTGTTCCTTTGCATGAATTATACGAAAAGGCTATGCAAAAACATAGATGTCGTTCGCCTGCCTCGTTTTCATATCTTCCAAAACCTCTTTTCTCATGA
- a CDS encoding recombinase family protein, which yields MNEIYGYVRASSKDQNEDRQLIALSDFPVPQKNIYMDKLSGKDFNMPQYKRLLNMIEDEDVLVIKSIDRLGRNYSEILDQWRYLTKNKKAYKRFLWIFTGCIKDGSV from the coding sequence TTGAATGAAATATATGGCTATGTAAGGGCCTCTTCCAAAGATCAAAATGAAGACCGACAGTTGATTGCGCTTAGCGATTTTCCTGTTCCCCAAAAGAATATATACATGGATAAGCTAAGCGGCAAAGATTTCAACATGCCCCAGTATAAGAGATTATTAAATATGATAGAAGATGAGGATGTCCTGGTAATAAAATCTATCGACAGGCTGGGACGCAATTATTCGGAAATATTAGATCAATGGAGATATCTGACTAAAAACAAGAAAGCGTATAAAAGATTTCTATGGATTTTTACAGGGTGTATAAAAGATGGAAGCGTATAA
- the gyrB gene encoding DNA topoisomerase (ATP-hydrolyzing) subunit B has translation MGTEKVQHEYGADEIQILEGLEAVRKRPGMYIGSTSSRGLHHLVYEIVDNAVDEALAGFCDTILVSINKDNSITVVDNGRGIPVGINHKAGLPAVEVVFTVLHAGGKFGGGGYKVSGGLHGVGASVVNALSDWLEVEIFSKGKIYKQRYERGKVAQKLAVIGECEPDKTGTKVTFFPDDTIFEETEFDYDILKQRFREMAFLTKGLKIILRDERPEEEPIEKVFHYEGGIKQFVEYLNRSKTPLYEDIIYCEGMANGVAVEVAMQHNDSYSDNTYGFVNNITTPEGGTHIVGFRNALTKTFNDYARKNKLLRDNEPNLSGEDIREGLTAIISVKIEDPQFEGQTKQKLGNSEARGAVDSIVSNQLVVYLEQNPSIAKMTIEKSVMAQRAREAARKARDLTRRKSALDGMSLPGKLADCSDKDPKNCEIYIVEGDSAGGSAKTARDRATQAILPLRGKILNVEKARLDKIYGNAEIKAMITAFGTGIHDDFDISKLRYHKIIIMTDADVDGAHISTLLLTFLYRFMPDLIKEGYVYMAQPPLYKLEKNKKVWYAYSDEELDGILTEVGRDGNNKIQRYKGLGEMDAEQLWDTTMDPEHRVLLRVTMDEETTSELDLTFTTLMGDKVEPRREFIEENAKYVKNLDV, from the coding sequence ATGGGTACAGAAAAAGTACAGCACGAATATGGTGCGGATGAAATTCAGATACTGGAAGGTCTGGAAGCTGTAAGAAAGCGTCCTGGCATGTATATCGGTAGTACTTCATCCCGCGGACTTCATCATCTGGTATATGAGATTGTTGATAATGCTGTGGATGAGGCATTGGCAGGATTCTGTGATACTATTTTGGTAAGTATTAATAAAGACAACTCTATAACGGTTGTTGATAACGGACGTGGAATTCCGGTTGGAATCAACCATAAGGCAGGACTTCCGGCAGTAGAAGTTGTATTTACCGTACTTCATGCAGGCGGAAAGTTTGGAGGAGGAGGCTACAAGGTATCCGGAGGCCTTCATGGCGTTGGAGCCTCTGTCGTAAATGCTTTGTCTGATTGGCTGGAAGTTGAGATATTCAGTAAAGGAAAGATATACAAGCAGCGTTATGAACGCGGAAAAGTGGCACAGAAACTGGCAGTCATTGGGGAATGTGAGCCGGATAAGACCGGTACTAAAGTTACATTCTTCCCGGATGACACTATTTTCGAGGAAACCGAGTTTGATTATGATATCCTCAAGCAGCGTTTCCGCGAGATGGCGTTCCTCACCAAGGGGCTGAAAATCATACTTAGGGATGAAAGACCGGAGGAAGAGCCAATTGAGAAGGTATTCCATTATGAAGGAGGAATCAAGCAGTTTGTTGAATATTTGAACCGCAGCAAGACTCCTTTGTACGAAGATATTATTTATTGCGAGGGAATGGCAAATGGCGTAGCGGTCGAAGTGGCAATGCAGCATAATGACTCCTACAGCGACAATACTTATGGATTTGTAAATAACATAACGACGCCGGAGGGGGGAACCCATATCGTCGGTTTTCGTAATGCATTGACAAAGACGTTTAATGACTATGCAAGGAAGAATAAGTTATTAAGGGACAACGAGCCTAATCTCTCAGGAGAAGATATTAGAGAAGGGCTTACCGCTATTATCAGCGTTAAGATCGAAGACCCGCAGTTTGAGGGACAGACGAAGCAGAAACTTGGCAATAGCGAGGCCAGAGGGGCTGTAGACAGCATCGTCAGCAATCAGCTGGTCGTATATCTGGAGCAGAACCCATCTATTGCTAAGATGACGATTGAGAAATCCGTCATGGCCCAGAGGGCAAGGGAGGCCGCAAGAAAGGCAAGGGATCTTACAAGAAGAAAATCAGCGCTCGATGGAATGTCTCTGCCGGGCAAGCTTGCAGACTGCTCGGATAAAGATCCGAAAAACTGCGAGATCTATATTGTTGAGGGAGATTCCGCAGGGGGCTCCGCAAAGACGGCAAGAGACCGTGCGACTCAGGCAATCCTTCCTCTTCGTGGTAAGATATTGAATGTAGAAAAGGCAAGGCTTGACAAAATATATGGCAATGCGGAAATCAAGGCTATGATTACGGCATTTGGCACAGGAATTCATGATGATTTTGATATCTCAAAACTTCGTTATCATAAGATTATCATTATGACGGATGCGGACGTGGATGGCGCACATATCAGTACATTATTATTAACGTTCCTTTATCGTTTTATGCCTGATCTGATCAAGGAAGGATATGTGTATATGGCACAGCCGCCTTTATATAAGCTGGAGAAAAACAAAAAGGTATGGTATGCATACAGCGATGAAGAACTGGATGGCATCCTTACAGAAGTAGGACGTGACGGCAATAATAAGATCCAACGTTACAAAGGTCTTGGAGAGATGGATGCGGAACAGTTGTGGGATACCACGATGGATCCGGAACATAGAGTGCTGCTTCGGGTTACAATGGATGAAGAGACCACCTCAGAACTGGATCTTACATTTACGACGCTTATGGGAGATAAAGTAGAGCCAAGAAGAGAGTTTATTGAGGAAAATGCAAAATACGTTAAGAACTTGGATGTGTAG
- a CDS encoding helix-turn-helix domain-containing protein → MGIKINLDVMMAQRKTGLVELAGRIDITPANLSILKNNKAKAIRFSTLEAICKELGCQPGDIIEYCTDEDDK, encoded by the coding sequence GTGGGAATAAAGATTAATCTGGATGTCATGATGGCACAGAGGAAAACAGGGCTTGTGGAACTTGCAGGAAGGATAGATATTACCCCCGCAAACTTATCCATTCTAAAAAATAATAAGGCAAAGGCTATCCGGTTTTCAACCTTGGAGGCTATTTGCAAAGAGTTAGGATGCCAGCCGGGCGATATCATAGAATACTGTACGGATGAAGACGACAAATAA
- a CDS encoding Fe-S-containing hydro-lyase — MDKHIQAPITKEVSESLRAGDYIYITGTIYTARDAAHKRMDETLARGETLPINIEGQAIYYMGPSPAREGRPIGSAGPTTSSRMDKYAPKLLDMGLAAMIGKGKRSKEVMDAIIRNKSVYLAAVGGAGALLSKCIKSSEVVAYEDLGTEAIRKLEVVDFPVIVVADCVGNNLYETAIKEYQKI, encoded by the coding sequence ATGGATAAGCATATACAGGCTCCAATTACGAAGGAAGTATCCGAGTCTCTACGGGCAGGGGATTATATTTATATTACCGGAACCATCTATACGGCAAGAGACGCGGCGCACAAAAGGATGGATGAGACTCTGGCAAGAGGGGAGACGCTGCCAATCAATATAGAAGGCCAGGCAATTTATTATATGGGACCGTCTCCTGCAAGGGAGGGACGGCCTATTGGATCAGCCGGGCCTACGACATCAAGCCGGATGGATAAGTATGCGCCGAAACTTCTTGATATGGGACTCGCGGCTATGATTGGAAAAGGAAAGAGGAGCAAGGAGGTCATGGATGCGATAATCAGAAATAAAAGCGTCTATCTGGCAGCCGTAGGAGGAGCTGGGGCGCTTCTTTCGAAATGTATCAAATCTTCAGAAGTAGTAGCATATGAAGACTTGGGAACAGAGGCAATCAGGAAACTGGAAGTAGTTGATTTTCCGGTTATCGTTGTGGCTGACTGCGTGGGCAATAATCTGTATGAGACTGCGATCAAGGAGTATCAAAAGATATGA
- a CDS encoding fumarate hydratase encodes MRTIDVSEITENIKEMCMEANHYLSKDMDNEMKKAVETEESPLGKQILLQLQENLQIAAEDRIPICQDTGMAVIFIEIGQDVHFVGGILEDAINEGVRQGYKEGYLRKSVVGDPIIRENTKDNTPAIVHYSIIKGDKVKIKVAPKGFGSENMSRVFMLKPADGIEGVKNAILTAVRDAGPNACPPMVVGVGIGGTFEKCALMAKEALTREAGAHSDIPWARELEEEMLDKINKLGIGPGGLGGTTTALAVNVNTYPTHIAGLPVGINICCHVNRHIIREV; translated from the coding sequence ATGCGAACGATAGATGTCAGCGAGATTACAGAGAATATAAAAGAGATGTGCATGGAAGCGAACCATTATCTGTCAAAAGATATGGATAATGAAATGAAAAAGGCGGTAGAGACAGAAGAATCCCCCTTGGGAAAGCAGATACTTCTTCAGCTTCAGGAAAATCTTCAGATAGCGGCAGAAGATAGGATTCCCATCTGCCAGGATACGGGAATGGCTGTGATATTTATAGAAATCGGTCAGGACGTGCATTTTGTAGGTGGAATTCTGGAAGATGCCATAAACGAAGGCGTCCGTCAGGGATATAAGGAAGGATATCTTCGAAAGTCTGTCGTAGGAGATCCCATAATCCGTGAGAATACAAAAGATAACACCCCTGCGATTGTTCATTATAGTATTATAAAAGGTGACAAAGTAAAGATAAAAGTTGCTCCAAAGGGCTTTGGAAGTGAAAATATGAGCCGGGTATTCATGTTGAAGCCTGCGGATGGGATTGAAGGGGTTAAAAATGCAATCCTGACGGCAGTGAGGGATGCAGGCCCCAATGCCTGTCCTCCGATGGTTGTAGGCGTAGGAATAGGCGGTACTTTTGAAAAATGCGCTCTTATGGCTAAGGAGGCTCTGACCCGTGAGGCAGGAGCACACTCCGATATACCGTGGGCAAGGGAATTAGAAGAAGAAATGCTTGATAAGATCAATAAACTTGGCATAGGACCTGGAGGGCTTGGCGGGACTACGACTGCCCTGGCAGTTAACGTAAATACATATCCCACGCATATTGCCGGACTTCCAGTGGGAATTAACATATGCTGCCATGTAAACCGGCATATTATCAGGGAGGTGTAA
- a CDS encoding C-GCAxxG-C-C family (seleno)protein — MNTNIDMEQIQKDAVDIFNQGFACSESVIYAIRKHFEVDIPDEAIAMSSGFPWGLGGGGCICGALAGGTMCIGYFFGRTTPGDSKITRCFELTNEFHDYFKEACGATCCRILTKGMERNSPERKAQCNRFVELTVKKIAEILIRELKKDEESK, encoded by the coding sequence ATGAATACAAATATTGACATGGAGCAAATACAGAAAGACGCGGTTGATATCTTCAACCAAGGATTCGCCTGTTCGGAATCTGTCATCTATGCAATCCGCAAGCATTTTGAAGTGGATATTCCAGACGAAGCGATTGCTATGAGTTCAGGATTTCCATGGGGACTTGGGGGCGGCGGATGTATCTGCGGCGCATTAGCAGGTGGAACAATGTGCATTGGATATTTCTTCGGAAGGACGACGCCCGGCGACTCTAAGATTACCAGATGTTTTGAACTGACCAATGAATTCCACGACTATTTTAAAGAGGCTTGCGGAGCTACTTGCTGTCGCATTCTTACAAAAGGCATGGAGAGAAATTCTCCGGAAAGAAAAGCACAGTGCAATCGTTTCGTGGAGTTAACGGTAAAGAAAATCGCAGAAATTCTGATACGCGAATTAAAAAAGGATGAAGAATCCAAATAA